A single window of Caldicellulosiruptor bescii DSM 6725 DNA harbors:
- the murD gene encoding UDP-N-acetylmuramoyl-L-alanine--D-glutamate ligase, with product MDLKGKNVLVVGLGRSGLASARFLKKHGAFVIGFDEKAEEQFKEEKNDAQKLLDEIYYCEIPDEFIDRVQLVIVSPGVPLSKRPLVLAHKKGIEVIGEIELAYRFCKSKNIVAITGTNGKTTTTTLVGEILKKQYEDVVVCGNIGLPFIDTIETSSEDTIFVLEISSFQLETIKYFKPKIGCILNITPDHLNRHLTMENYTKAKMRIFENIDEMGYTVLNYDNNITRDLIGLAKGNVIVFSKTKTQFENVVFVENDVIYFTFEGKTQEVMKKDEIFIPGQHNLENALAAISCTLPFGIEKDTIEQVLKTFRGVEHRIEFVAEINGIKFYNDSKGTNTDAAEKALNAFENPIILIAGGYDKGESFEKFASLVAKKVKKVFLLGQTKQKIASELERIGYKNFEFVSTLKEAVRKSFECAQNGDIVLLSPACASWDMFENYEQRGRMFKEYVNELLTTGM from the coding sequence TTGGATTTAAAAGGGAAAAATGTTTTGGTAGTAGGTCTTGGTAGAAGCGGATTAGCTTCTGCGCGGTTTTTAAAAAAACATGGTGCTTTTGTGATAGGCTTTGATGAAAAAGCAGAAGAACAGTTCAAAGAAGAAAAAAATGATGCACAAAAGTTACTTGATGAAATCTATTATTGTGAGATTCCTGATGAGTTTATAGACAGGGTCCAACTTGTTATTGTAAGTCCTGGAGTGCCACTTAGCAAAAGACCTTTGGTGCTTGCTCATAAAAAGGGCATTGAGGTTATTGGTGAGATTGAACTTGCGTACAGGTTTTGCAAAAGTAAAAACATAGTTGCAATCACTGGGACAAATGGCAAGACAACAACAACAACTCTTGTAGGAGAGATTTTAAAAAAGCAGTATGAAGATGTGGTTGTATGCGGCAACATTGGTCTTCCATTTATTGATACGATAGAAACATCAAGTGAAGATACTATTTTTGTACTTGAAATATCAAGTTTTCAACTTGAAACAATTAAGTACTTTAAACCGAAGATTGGGTGTATTCTCAATATAACTCCCGACCATCTAAACAGACACCTAACAATGGAGAATTATACAAAAGCAAAGATGAGAATATTTGAAAATATTGATGAAATGGGATATACAGTCCTCAACTATGACAATAACATAACCCGTGACTTAATAGGATTGGCAAAAGGAAATGTGATAGTGTTTTCAAAAACAAAGACTCAGTTTGAAAATGTAGTGTTTGTCGAAAATGATGTAATCTATTTTACTTTTGAAGGAAAAACACAAGAGGTTATGAAAAAAGATGAGATATTTATCCCGGGGCAGCACAATTTAGAAAATGCTCTTGCAGCAATTAGTTGCACTTTGCCGTTTGGAATAGAAAAAGATACAATTGAGCAGGTACTGAAAACCTTTAGAGGAGTTGAACACAGGATAGAGTTCGTGGCAGAGATAAATGGTATAAAATTTTACAATGATTCAAAAGGTACAAACACTGATGCGGCTGAAAAAGCACTCAATGCTTTTGAAAACCCAATAATTTTAATTGCTGGAGGGTATGACAAGGGAGAAAGTTTTGAAAAGTTTGCAAGCTTAGTTGCCAAAAAGGTTAAGAAAGTATTTTTGCTCGGTCAGACAAAACAAAAGATTGCTAGTGAGCTTGAGAGAATTGGGTATAAAAACTTTGAGTTTGTCTCTACTTTGAAAGAGGCAGTTAGAAAAAGCTTTGAATGTGCGCAAAATGGCGATATTGTACTTCTGTCACCTGCGTGTGCGAGTTGGGATATGTTTGAAAACTATGAACAAAGAGGAAGGATGTTTAAAGAATATGTAAATGAGCTTTTAACAACAGGGATGTGA
- the ftsW gene encoding putative lipid II flippase FtsW, producing the protein MIDYPLLYITLLLSLIGVVMIFSASYYYAYYHFHDSYHFLKKQIIGLVLGLIVMYITSQIDYRVWKKFAIMLYIIAAISLVAVLIPGIGKLVNNARRWIDIGPIQFQPSELAKYALVITLSTYFDHIEKPKSRFKVFVFSMFLTGLFFVLIYKEPNMSTCILILGISMLMLFAWGLNLGYFITMGALAVPVLYYLTTKEQYRVERIQALFNPWADPTDKGYQIIQSLYAIGSGGLFGMGLGQSRQKLLYIPEPHTDFIFSILCEELGFIGAIFVIILFVLFVWRGIVIALNSPDRFGTLLAFGVTSVIAMQAILNIAVVTASVPATGVPLPFITYGGTSIVFHLFGVGILLSISKRIKVIK; encoded by the coding sequence ATGATTGACTATCCGCTTTTGTATATTACTCTTTTGCTTTCGCTAATTGGGGTTGTGATGATATTTAGCGCAAGCTATTATTACGCTTATTACCATTTTCATGACAGTTACCATTTTTTAAAAAAACAAATAATAGGTCTTGTACTTGGTTTGATAGTAATGTATATAACAAGTCAGATTGACTATAGAGTATGGAAAAAGTTTGCTATTATGCTCTATATAATAGCTGCAATATCGCTTGTAGCAGTTTTAATTCCGGGCATAGGCAAGCTTGTAAACAACGCGCGTAGATGGATAGATATTGGTCCAATTCAGTTTCAACCATCAGAACTTGCAAAATATGCTCTTGTGATAACACTCAGTACTTATTTTGACCATATTGAAAAACCAAAGTCAAGGTTTAAAGTTTTTGTCTTTTCAATGTTTTTGACAGGGCTGTTTTTTGTCCTTATTTATAAAGAACCAAACATGAGCACTTGCATACTGATACTTGGTATTTCAATGCTCATGCTCTTTGCTTGGGGGTTAAATCTTGGATATTTTATCACGATGGGTGCTTTGGCTGTACCAGTTTTGTATTACCTCACAACAAAAGAGCAGTACAGGGTTGAAAGAATTCAGGCGCTTTTTAACCCGTGGGCAGACCCAACAGACAAAGGATACCAGATAATTCAATCATTGTATGCAATTGGTTCCGGTGGGCTTTTTGGAATGGGACTTGGGCAGAGTAGGCAAAAATTGCTGTACATTCCTGAACCCCACACAGACTTTATATTTTCAATATTATGTGAGGAGCTGGGGTTTATTGGAGCTATTTTTGTGATAATCCTATTTGTACTTTTTGTATGGAGAGGGATTGTTATTGCGCTAAATAGCCCTGACAGGTTTGGAACACTTTTAGCATTTGGTGTCACAAGCGTAATAGCCATGCAGGCAATCCTGAACATAGCTGTTGTTACAGCTTCAGTGCCGGCAACAGGTGTGCCACTACCTTTTATAACATACGGGGGAACTTCAATAGTGTTTCATCTTTTTGGTGTAGGGATATTACTGAGCATTTCAAAAAGGATAAAGGTGATAAAATGA
- the murG gene encoding undecaprenyldiphospho-muramoylpentapeptide beta-N-acetylglucosaminyltransferase: protein MTQRSKTLIFSGGGTGGHIYPAISVADCLKKIDSRANIIFIGTREGLEAKIVPETGYMIEFIEVKGLKRQIKIENITVAAKFLKGFWQARKILKLYKPACVFVTGGYVSLPVAFAAKSFGIKIILHEQNAFPGLANRIISRFCDKVLISFEESRKYFKKSKDIILTGNPIRLEILNYDQAQAKREIGMDGKTTILIVGGSRGAENLNRAAIKLAKSFEGNNDVHFILSTGEKKFDDAKSYAEQLNAGANISLYPYIKEMPKYLAAADIVISRGGAIAISEITALGKPSIIVPSPYVVNNHQDYNARALEKEGACFVVLESELDGDKLRILLEKLIYDKQLYTSMQKKSRNLGRPDATEKIARLLSEYI, encoded by the coding sequence ATGACACAAAGAAGTAAAACATTGATATTTAGTGGTGGCGGAACAGGTGGTCATATTTATCCTGCAATTTCTGTTGCTGACTGTCTGAAAAAGATTGATAGTCGTGCGAACATAATCTTTATTGGGACAAGGGAAGGACTTGAAGCAAAAATTGTACCAGAGACAGGATATATGATAGAATTCATAGAAGTAAAAGGTCTTAAAAGACAGATAAAAATAGAAAATATTACTGTAGCAGCAAAATTTTTGAAAGGATTTTGGCAGGCAAGGAAAATATTAAAGCTATATAAGCCAGCTTGTGTATTTGTAACAGGCGGGTATGTATCACTTCCTGTTGCATTTGCTGCAAAAAGTTTTGGGATAAAGATTATTTTACACGAACAGAATGCTTTTCCGGGGCTTGCCAACAGGATAATTTCAAGGTTTTGTGACAAGGTCTTGATAAGCTTTGAGGAGAGCAGAAAATACTTCAAAAAAAGCAAAGATATCATTTTAACAGGGAATCCTATCAGGCTTGAGATTTTGAATTACGATCAAGCTCAGGCAAAACGTGAAATTGGAATGGATGGCAAGACCACCATTTTGATAGTAGGTGGAAGCAGAGGAGCAGAAAATCTAAACAGGGCAGCGATAAAACTTGCAAAGTCTTTTGAAGGTAACAATGATGTACATTTTATCCTTTCGACAGGTGAGAAGAAGTTTGATGATGCAAAGAGTTATGCCGAACAGTTGAATGCGGGGGCAAACATAAGTCTGTATCCGTACATTAAGGAAATGCCAAAGTACCTTGCCGCTGCTGATATTGTTATTTCAAGAGGTGGTGCTATAGCCATCTCAGAGATAACTGCACTTGGTAAGCCAAGTATAATTGTTCCATCACCATATGTTGTTAACAACCATCAAGATTACAACGCAAGGGCTTTAGAAAAAGAAGGTGCATGTTTTGTGGTACTTGAAAGTGAACTTGATGGCGATAAACTCAGAATTCTTTTGGAAAAGCTTATATATGATAAACAGCTATATACTTCTATGCAGAAAAAAAGCAGAAACTTGGGAAGACCTGATGCAACCGAGAAAATAGCGAGGTTATTGAGTGAATATATCTAA
- the murA gene encoding UDP-N-acetylglucosamine 1-carboxyvinyltransferase, translating into MQKLIIYGPTSLMGEIEVEGAKNAALPILTASILAQNKVIITNVPDIVDVKHTIEILKYLGCNVLFENNTVVVDSSSIERFTIPPEYAKLMRSSVLFMGALLSKFRRVELSNHPGGCEIGQRPIDLHISAFRQLGIEVFESNNRIMCRCDRIKGSEIFLPIPSVGATENIILASIFCDGEVVIKNAAKEPEIVDLCHFLNKLGAKIKGAGTHIIKIEGVKRLNSEEVIHKVIPDRIVAGTYLCAVAACGEEVVLKSVFPRHLDSILHILKGSGCKIKESKNEIWIKKEGRLKGGLRITTHYYPGFPTDLQAPVCSAFAVASGVTIIKETIFENRFKHVPELVKMGADIHVEKDIAVINGVEKLRGCKVFARDLRGGAALFIAGLSAQGVTEVMDADYIDRGYEKIEEKYSLLGAKILREKGE; encoded by the coding sequence ATGCAAAAACTTATCATATATGGTCCGACAAGCCTCATGGGAGAGATTGAGGTTGAAGGTGCAAAAAATGCAGCACTTCCCATATTGACGGCTTCTATTTTAGCTCAAAATAAAGTTATTATTACAAATGTACCTGATATTGTTGATGTAAAACATACCATAGAGATTCTAAAGTATCTTGGGTGTAATGTATTATTTGAAAACAATACGGTGGTGGTAGATAGTAGTTCAATTGAAAGATTTACCATTCCACCAGAGTATGCAAAGCTTATGCGGTCAAGTGTACTTTTTATGGGAGCACTATTGAGCAAGTTCAGAAGAGTAGAGTTATCTAATCATCCAGGGGGGTGTGAGATAGGGCAAAGACCAATTGACCTTCACATCTCAGCTTTTAGACAGCTTGGAATAGAGGTATTTGAAAGTAATAACAGAATAATGTGCCGCTGTGATAGAATTAAAGGCAGTGAAATTTTTTTGCCAATTCCCTCAGTTGGAGCAACAGAAAATATAATTCTTGCTTCCATATTTTGTGACGGTGAAGTAGTAATAAAAAATGCGGCAAAAGAACCAGAGATAGTTGACCTTTGTCATTTTTTAAATAAGCTTGGTGCAAAGATAAAAGGTGCAGGTACACATATAATTAAGATTGAGGGTGTGAAAAGGTTAAATAGTGAAGAGGTAATTCACAAGGTTATTCCTGATAGAATTGTAGCAGGGACGTACCTGTGTGCAGTTGCTGCGTGCGGGGAAGAAGTAGTTTTAAAAAGTGTATTTCCAAGACATTTAGATTCAATATTGCATATTCTCAAAGGTTCGGGATGTAAAATTAAAGAGTCAAAGAATGAAATTTGGATAAAGAAAGAAGGAAGATTAAAAGGCGGTTTGCGGATAACCACACATTATTATCCTGGTTTTCCCACAGACCTTCAGGCTCCTGTTTGCAGTGCGTTTGCAGTAGCAAGCGGAGTTACAATAATCAAAGAAACCATCTTTGAAAACAGGTTCAAACACGTACCCGAACTTGTCAAAATGGGTGCTGATATACATGTTGAAAAGGATATTGCAGTTATAAACGGTGTTGAGAAGTTAAGAGGTTGTAAGGTTTTTGCGCGTGATTTGAGAGGTGGTGCAGCACTTTTTATAGCGGGGCTTTCTGCTCAAGGGGTAACAGAGGTTATGGATGCAGACTATATCGACAGGGGATACGAGAAAATAGAGGAAAAATACTCATTGCTTGGAGCAAAGATTCTCAGAGAAAAAGGTGAGTGA
- a CDS encoding cell division protein FtsQ/DivIB, which yields MGRLSVKISVLLMLGVVFSLFIFNLDYFDVKNFSIHNLQRVKKNDIIKIIQQYQNQNILSVNTKELKQKFLENPEIEDVVIKRKLPDTLLIYVNEKRTVGLIKYLNSYIEIDKKGYVIRIEGDLPQNSIVFEGLKVTQAAVGKKIVVTDEVLLQRAIDVAESLLRFNALKVFKIEKIILLLKNVSDLQLKMGKLTIKLGDGSDIDYKLRLLKSVYDKLPKNVEGIITLNSNGIATFSPDTGEDN from the coding sequence ATGGGTAGATTGAGTGTAAAGATTAGTGTATTATTAATGTTAGGAGTTGTATTTTCTCTTTTTATTTTTAATTTGGACTACTTTGATGTAAAAAATTTCAGTATACATAATTTGCAAAGAGTTAAAAAAAATGATATTATAAAAATAATACAGCAATATCAAAACCAGAACATATTGAGTGTGAACACAAAAGAGCTTAAACAAAAGTTTTTGGAAAATCCGGAAATAGAAGATGTTGTAATAAAAAGAAAGCTACCCGATACCCTTTTAATATATGTGAACGAAAAAAGGACAGTTGGTCTTATAAAATATTTAAATTCGTATATAGAAATCGACAAAAAAGGGTATGTAATAAGAATAGAAGGAGATTTACCACAAAATTCGATTGTGTTCGAAGGGCTTAAAGTAACTCAAGCAGCAGTTGGCAAGAAAATTGTGGTCACAGATGAAGTACTTTTGCAGAGGGCAATTGATGTAGCTGAGAGTCTTTTACGTTTTAATGCGCTAAAGGTTTTTAAAATAGAAAAGATCATTTTGCTTTTAAAAAATGTCAGCGACCTTCAACTTAAAATGGGCAAGCTAACTATAAAACTTGGAGACGGGTCAGATATAGATTACAAATTAAGACTTTTGAAAAGTGTATATGATAAATTGCCAAAAAATGTTGAAGGGATTATTACACTAAATTCTAATGGTATTGCCACATTCAGTCCAGATACTGGGGAGGACAATTGA
- a CDS encoding DUF881 domain-containing protein, which yields MKVKIKKPTGGQVAIAILLLVLGILMSMQIKSVRQSNELKNLEKARAIELAEQINKLREENVGLRQQIYDYEKKIKEYQDSAASISKTTELLKEELDKVKILAGLTDVEGPGIIITLDDSKMPTQPNVDPNSFLLHDSDILQVINELRAAGAEAIAINDQRVVSTTEIRCAGPTISINNTRYSAPYIIKAIGDPKILKNSLEMRGGIIDLLKEFSIEVKIEEASKVVIPRYTGSLRFNYAKIRSEGS from the coding sequence ATGAAGGTAAAGATTAAAAAACCGACGGGTGGACAGGTTGCCATTGCTATTTTGCTACTAGTTTTAGGGATTTTAATGTCAATGCAAATTAAAAGTGTTAGACAGAGCAATGAATTGAAAAATTTAGAAAAAGCAAGAGCCATTGAACTTGCTGAACAGATAAACAAACTTAGAGAAGAAAATGTAGGTCTTCGCCAGCAGATTTATGATTATGAGAAAAAAATCAAAGAATATCAGGACTCAGCAGCAAGTATTAGCAAAACAACCGAGCTTTTGAAAGAGGAGCTTGACAAAGTCAAGATTTTAGCAGGGCTTACGGATGTAGAAGGACCAGGTATAATTATTACACTTGATGACAGCAAAATGCCTACCCAGCCCAATGTTGATCCGAACAGTTTTCTGCTACATGACTCTGACATTTTACAGGTTATAAACGAACTTCGGGCAGCAGGAGCTGAAGCAATAGCGATAAATGACCAGAGAGTGGTTTCAACCACAGAGATAAGATGTGCAGGACCAACTATAAGCATAAACAACACAAGGTATTCTGCTCCGTACATAATAAAGGCAATCGGTGACCCTAAGATTCTTAAAAATTCTCTTGAGATGCGGGGAGGTATCATAGATCTTTTGAAGGAATTTTCTATAGAGGTTAAGATTGAAGAAGCTTCAAAAGTTGTGATTCCACGTTATACTGGAAGCTTAAGATTCAACTACGCAAAGATAAGAAGTGAAGGAAGCTGA
- a CDS encoding small basic family protein, producing MIVLVIALLVGILIGLFIPISIPQDYSSYVAVGLLAALDSIFGALKSNLKGDFKIDIFISGFVGNTLIAMLLAYMGDMLGIPLYQAAVVAFGVRIFQNFGEMRRSILIKNKSFSKEEKNQ from the coding sequence ATGATAGTACTTGTAATTGCTCTTTTGGTTGGAATATTGATAGGACTTTTTATTCCAATAAGTATTCCTCAGGATTATTCATCTTATGTTGCAGTTGGTCTTCTTGCAGCACTTGATTCCATATTTGGTGCTTTAAAGTCAAATCTAAAGGGTGATTTTAAGATTGACATATTTATTTCAGGGTTTGTGGGCAACACTCTCATAGCCATGCTTCTTGCCTACATGGGTGACATGCTTGGCATTCCGCTGTACCAGGCAGCGGTTGTGGCTTTTGGTGTGAGGATTTTTCAAAATTTTGGGGAGATGCGAAGAAGTATTTTGATAAAAAACAAGAGTTTTTCTAAGGAGGAGAAAAACCAATGA
- the ftsZ gene encoding cell division protein FtsZ gives MISFDTEKMTVAQLKVIGVGGAGNNAVNRMIDVGVSGVEFIAVNTDKQALQRSKAHYKIQIGEKITKGLGAGADPEIGRKAAEESKEDIAQVLKGADMVFITAGMGGGTGTGASPVVAEIAKELGILTVAVVTRPFKSEGAKRRINAEKGIEELKKIVDTIIIVPNDRLFMLSTNKSLKISDAFRMADDVLRQGVQGISDIILNAGLINVDFADVKTIMMNKGYAHMGIGKAKGDEKVLKALEQAINSPLLETSIKGAKGVLVNYTGNPEELLLDEIERANELISSEADENVNFIMGIVFNEEMKDEVQVTVIATGFDTTNEESSSAQVNKASMPKMGNLQNLFQDDDIFEIPIFLKNKK, from the coding sequence ATGATTAGTTTTGACACAGAAAAAATGACTGTTGCACAATTGAAAGTTATTGGTGTTGGTGGCGCAGGAAACAATGCGGTAAATAGAATGATTGACGTTGGTGTGTCAGGAGTAGAGTTCATAGCAGTTAACACCGACAAGCAAGCTCTTCAGCGTTCAAAGGCACATTATAAGATTCAGATAGGTGAGAAGATTACAAAAGGACTTGGAGCGGGGGCAGACCCGGAGATTGGAAGAAAAGCTGCAGAGGAGAGTAAAGAGGATATAGCGCAGGTGTTAAAAGGAGCAGACATGGTATTTATTACAGCAGGAATGGGTGGTGGGACCGGTACGGGTGCTTCACCTGTTGTTGCTGAGATTGCAAAAGAGCTGGGGATATTAACTGTTGCTGTTGTTACAAGACCGTTTAAAAGTGAGGGTGCGAAACGAAGAATTAACGCAGAAAAAGGAATAGAAGAGCTGAAAAAGATTGTTGACACAATAATTATTGTGCCAAACGATAGACTCTTTATGCTTTCGACTAATAAGAGCCTTAAAATTTCAGATGCATTCAGAATGGCTGATGATGTGCTAAGACAGGGTGTTCAGGGAATTTCTGATATTATATTGAATGCTGGGTTAATAAATGTGGACTTTGCAGATGTGAAGACTATCATGATGAATAAGGGATATGCTCACATGGGAATAGGCAAGGCAAAAGGCGATGAAAAAGTACTCAAAGCTTTAGAGCAAGCGATCAACAGCCCGCTTCTTGAGACTTCAATAAAAGGTGCGAAAGGTGTTCTTGTAAACTACACGGGAAATCCAGAAGAACTTCTGCTTGACGAAATTGAAAGAGCAAACGAGCTTATTTCTTCCGAAGCTGATGAGAATGTCAACTTTATAATGGGTATTGTTTTCAATGAAGAAATGAAAGACGAGGTTCAAGTTACTGTCATTGCAACAGGGTTTGACACAACCAATGAAGAGTCGTCATCTGCCCAGGTAAATAAAGCCTCGATGCCAAAAATGGGCAATCTCCAAAATCTGTTCCAAGATGATGATATATTTGAAATCCCTATATTTTTGAAAAATAAGAAGTAA
- a CDS encoding sigma-E processing peptidase SpoIIGA has translation MIIYADIYILENLVINYFILLATSYLLKANVNSFKILLVSILGAFYSLFQFYQPLQLLYSPIGKIIVSAFFVYLTFSPKNFYGFIRQFLSFYLVTIMFGGMGFFLYYISENSIEYSVQLKLKNVLLALGISLIVFKLSYELIIKKVYKDSLIRYIRFKINQLEYSCVGYIDTGNNLKEPFSGKPVVIVEKKLLGMEEEAKDISSKDLEKLQKTFGSRIVLIPYNSIGQEHGVLVGVIPDEFYVSENKNTWVRKDVAIALYDKKISNRYSALLGPDLI, from the coding sequence ATGATTATTTATGCAGATATATATATATTGGAAAATTTAGTTATAAATTATTTTATTCTACTTGCAACATCATATTTACTTAAAGCCAATGTGAACAGTTTTAAGATTTTACTTGTAAGTATACTTGGAGCTTTTTATTCACTATTTCAATTTTATCAGCCTTTACAGTTATTATATTCTCCAATTGGGAAAATAATTGTTTCGGCTTTCTTTGTATATCTTACCTTTTCGCCGAAAAATTTTTATGGATTTATTAGACAGTTTCTTAGTTTTTACCTTGTTACAATCATGTTTGGGGGAATGGGATTTTTTCTTTATTACATTTCGGAAAATAGTATTGAATACTCTGTTCAGCTAAAACTAAAAAATGTTCTACTTGCACTTGGCATTTCACTAATTGTGTTCAAATTATCATATGAACTTATAATCAAAAAGGTTTACAAAGATTCACTCATTAGGTATATAAGATTCAAGATAAATCAATTAGAGTATAGCTGTGTAGGATATATAGATACAGGCAATAACTTAAAAGAACCTTTTTCAGGCAAACCTGTTGTAATTGTTGAAAAAAAGCTACTTGGAATGGAAGAAGAGGCAAAAGACATATCTTCCAAGGACCTTGAGAAGCTTCAAAAAACTTTTGGTAGCAGAATTGTTTTGATACCTTACAATTCAATTGGGCAGGAACATGGGGTTTTGGTAGGAGTTATACCTGATGAGTTTTATGTTTCAGAAAACAAAAATACATGGGTAAGGAAAGATGTAGCGATTGCCTTGTATGACAAAAAAATTTCAAACAGATACTCGGCACTTCTTGGTCCTGATTTAATTTGA
- a CDS encoding IS607-like element ISCbe1 family transposase, whose translation MLLSVQKVKEIYSICRRTLINWEKEGLITPLRTPKGRRRYKKEDIEKLLGMIKEKPKPTVVLYARVSTKKQEEYLKNQIRRLEEYAKSQGWQYEVISEIASKVDENRRGLLKLLNKIKRGEVTKVVIEYPDRLARFGFEYLKFFMESFGVELVVLNGRENEEDINRELAEDLIAIVTSFAARIYGQRGAKRHGNSSGEVSVR comes from the coding sequence ATGTTGCTAAGTGTGCAAAAAGTTAAAGAGATATATTCTATCTGCCGAAGAACACTAATAAACTGGGAGAAGGAAGGGTTAATAACACCTCTCAGGACACCGAAGGGAAGGAGAAGGTATAAAAAAGAAGACATAGAAAAACTACTTGGCATGATAAAGGAAAAACCAAAACCAACCGTTGTTTTGTATGCAAGAGTCTCCACTAAAAAGCAAGAAGAGTACCTTAAAAACCAAATTAGAAGACTTGAGGAATACGCAAAGTCTCAAGGTTGGCAGTATGAAGTTATATCTGAAATAGCCAGCAAAGTAGATGAAAACAGGAGAGGACTATTAAAACTTTTGAACAAAATCAAAAGAGGAGAAGTTACAAAAGTTGTAATAGAGTATCCAGACAGACTTGCAAGGTTTGGATTTGAGTATCTTAAGTTTTTCATGGAGAGCTTTGGGGTAGAACTGGTAGTGTTAAATGGCAGAGAAAATGAAGAAGATATAAACAGAGAACTGGCAGAGGACTTAATAGCGATAGTAACATCTTTTGCAGCGAGGATTTATGGGCAAAGAGGTGCTAAAAGACATGGTAACAGTTCAGGCGAAGTTAGTGTTCGATAG